In a single window of the Drosophila miranda strain MSH22 chromosome XL, D.miranda_PacBio2.1, whole genome shotgun sequence genome:
- the LOC108160177 gene encoding UNC93-like protein, which translates to MGSLPNLHELEAAERKREKRREYELLLEQRARDTSRERERLSAFAQQRKQSSYNAYVMAGLGVGGGSLSLSTAGAGNADLPIANGGGPAQSEAMACTTTKTTMATTTTSTFSGFTMLGRTTKRITSHSHHQNVPPQQNQHQYLHQHQHHHHQHRHSLTTRHRVLRTRSSGGAHNVWDDQMMEAHFAAYSPSPVSTRSHRINPVSSYQVQAALAASRRRESINSSIGATSIRRLITLNNRNCRHRVPAHVRQKVWRQFSYLAIAHGLMNAVLLPMMALQGSNAVWHHREQWLLIGPDIGSLLLSTLFLLAAGMCLPSAWLMRRYGYTPLLAANYLAVMLFVLSHIYASIYTLLPAYLLLGLTISGANGCKAALIVHFGGRLSCSQAACEQQAQAAVDVLNEEHKMFCNREQKVRRLARWFRASQDLGLIVGALLASVLLVCNGSDWSCSGAGDTRNGSATAPQLRDFFNRNEHGERICGADMCPLRVQTPLVADWANGTGSSFTQRSIYVGFIESGARAGGQSLLWLYVLFSLVSLILSLVAVVGGRAHGAAFTGSSRQERSLGLREVSITDTLLFAGPLAYFVGTEQAYMLGDFLRAFVSCSLGIGMIAGAMVGMGLMQLIVSCTLSMLLRHVKRIVVILAGFFFHSCLLLALSSWKPSNDDSALFYVIAASWGACNGMWETLLLSLVTLNHANHVTEVSAPLQALRFLGLGITFAGHGFLCESLKIIALVVLLVISVPPYATLEIRLETQRKATLISL; encoded by the exons ATGGGCAGTCTGCCGAATCTGCACGAGCTGGAGGCGGCCGAGCGTAAGCGTGAGAAGCGTAGGGAGTAcgagctgctgctggagcagcGGGCCAGAGACACTAGTAGGGAGCGCGAGCGGCTCTCCGCATTTGCCCAGCAGCGCAAG CAATCTTCGTACAATGCCTACGTCATGGCCGGCCTGGGAGTTGGCGGCGGCTCGCTGAGCCTTTCGACTGCCGGAGCTGGAAACGCAGATCTCCCCATCGCCAATGGAGGTGGTCCCGCGCAATCAGAGGCCATGGCCTGCACTACGACGAAAACAACGATGGCAACCACAACGACCAGCACGTTCAGCGGTTTTACCATGCTGGGGCGGACAACGAAGAGAATTACATCGCACTCCCACCACCAGAACGTCCCTCCGCAGCAGAATCAACACCAGTATCTGCATCAGCAccagcatcatcatcaccaGCATCGCCATTCGTTAACCACTAGGCATCGCGTGTTGCGTACCCGCAGCTCGGGTGGAGCCCACAACGTTTGGGATGACCAGATGATGGAG GCGCACTTTGCTGCGTACTCGCCATCGCCGGTATCCACGCGCTCGCACCGCATCAATCCGGTGTCCTCGTACCAGGTTCAGGCGGCCCTCGCGGCGTCACGGCGCCGTGAGTCGATCAATAGCTCGATCGGGGCCACCTCCATACGCCGGTTGATCACGTTGAACAACCGGAACTGCCGACACCGAGTGCCGGCCCATGTGCGCCAGAAGGTGTGGCGCCAGTTCAGCTACCTGGCCATCGCCCACGGCCTGATGAACGCCGTGCTGCTGCCAATGATGGCCCTGCAGGGCTCCAATGCGGTGTGGCACCACCGGGAGCAGTGGCTGCTCATCGGCCCGGATATCGGGTCGCTGCTGCTCAGCACCTTGTTCTTGCTGGCTGCCGGCATGTGCCTGCCCAGCGCATGGCTGATGCGCCGCTACGGATACACGCCGCTTCTGGCGGCCAACTACCTAGCGGTGATGCTCTTCGTACTGTCGCACATATACGCCTCCATATACACGCTGCTGCCGGCCTACCTACTGCTGGGCCTTACCATCAGCGGCGCCAATGGCTGCAAGGCGGCGCTCATTGTCCATTTCGGTGGGAGGCTGAGTTGCTCCCAGGCCGCCTGCGAGCAGCAAGCGCAGGCCGCCGTGGACGTGCTGAACGAGGAGCACAAGATGTTCTGTAACCGGGAGCAAAAGGTGCGACGCTTGGCCCGTTGGTTCCGCGCCTCCCAGGACCTAGGTCTCATCGTGGGTGCCTTGTTGGCCTCGGTGTTGCTCGTATGCAACGGCAGCGACTGGAGTTGCTCCGGAGCGGGGGACACTCGCAATGGGTCTGCGACTGCGCCCCAGCTGCGGGACTTCTTTAACCGGAACGAGCACGGCGAGCGTATTTGCGGGGCAGACATGTGCCCGCTCAGGGTGCAGACACCGCTGGTGGCCGATTGGGCCAACGGAACCGGATCCAGCTTCACGCAGCGCTCTATCTACGTCGGGTTCATCGAGAGCGGCGCCCGGGCTGGTGGCCAGTCGCTGCTATGGCTGTACGTGCTGTTCTCCTTGGTATCGCTGATCCTTTCCCTGGTCGCGGTAGTTGGCGGCAGGGCGCACGGGGCCGCCTTCACGGGCTCCTCGCGACAGGAGAGGAGCTTGGGCTTGAGGGAAGTCAGCATCACGGATACGCTGCTCTTTGCCGGACCGCTGGCCTATTTCGTGGGTACGGAGCAGGCATACATGCTTGGCGACTTCCTGCGGGCCTTCGTCTCCTGCTCGCTGGGCATCGGCATGATAGCTGGAGCCATGGTTGGCATGGGACTGATGCAGCTGATCGTCTCCTGCACGCTGAGCATGCTGCTACGGCACGTCAAGCGCATCGTGGTGATCT TGGCCGGATTCTTCTTCCACTCCTGCCTGCTGCTCGCGCTCTCCAGCTGGAAGCCGTCGAACGACGACAGTGCACTGTTCTACGTAATAGCCGCTTCATGGGGCGCCTGCAACGGCATGTGGGAGACTCTGCTCCTCTCGCTGGTCACCCTCAATCATGCCAACCATGTGACCGAGGTATCGGCGCCTCTACAGGCCCTCCGCTTCCTGGGCTTGGGTATCACCTTTGCGGGGCACGGCTTCCTCTGCGAGTCGCTAAAGATCATCGCTCTGGTGGTGCTGTTGGTCATCAGCGTGCCTCCCTACGCCACGCTCGAGATCCGCCTGGAGACCCAGCGCAAGGCCACGCTCATCAGTTTATGA